The following are from one region of the Bradyrhizobium septentrionale genome:
- a CDS encoding CBS domain-containing protein has translation MRAHQIMARHVVTVGTDTSIMDAAKLMMDHRVSGLPVVDAAGRLVGIMSEGDFLRRSEIGTRRRRARWLQFLLGSGHAATDFVHERGRKVGEIMSYDPVTVTEETSLPELVELMEKKGVKRLPVMRDGRLVGIVTRADLLRAVASVAREIPDPTADDKHIHDRIVRALDAANWCPLGLQVSVRNGVVHLRGIIMDERARQAAIVAAENTSGVREVHDHLCYVDTYSGFYIQSAEDERAAAAKAAQEMAG, from the coding sequence ATGCGCGCACATCAGATCATGGCAAGACATGTCGTCACCGTCGGAACCGACACATCGATTATGGACGCCGCCAAACTGATGATGGATCACCGAGTCAGCGGCCTCCCGGTGGTCGATGCGGCCGGACGATTAGTTGGCATCATGTCGGAAGGCGACTTTCTGCGGCGGAGCGAGATCGGGACGCGGCGCCGGCGCGCCCGCTGGCTTCAGTTCCTTCTCGGCTCCGGCCATGCGGCCACGGACTTTGTCCATGAACGCGGTCGTAAGGTCGGAGAGATCATGTCCTATGATCCGGTCACCGTCACTGAAGAAACGTCTCTGCCGGAGCTGGTCGAGCTCATGGAGAAAAAGGGCGTCAAACGGCTGCCGGTGATGCGCGACGGGCGCCTCGTCGGCATCGTCACGCGTGCCGACCTGCTGCGGGCAGTTGCGTCCGTCGCCCGCGAGATTCCGGACCCCACGGCGGATGACAAGCACATTCATGATCGAATCGTGCGCGCACTCGACGCAGCAAACTGGTGTCCGCTGGGCCTGCAGGTTTCGGTACGCAATGGCGTGGTACACCTGCGCGGGATCATCATGGACGAGCGGGCAAGGCAAGCGGCTATCGTTGCCGCGGAAAATACATCCGGCGTCAGGGAAGTGCACGACCATCTCTGCTATGTCGACACCTATTCCGGCTTCTATATTCAATCCGCGGAAGACGAACGGGCGGCTGCCGCGAAAGCTGCGCAGGAGATGGCAGGATGA